From Sphingopyxis sp. MWB1, a single genomic window includes:
- the ychF gene encoding redox-regulated ATPase YchF, giving the protein MGFKCGIVGLPNVGKSTLFNALTETQAAQAANYPFCTIEPNVGNVAVPDERLDKLAAIAGSAKIIPTQLAFVDIAGLVRGASKGEGLGNQFLGNIREVDAIVHVLRCFEDDDIQHVENKVDPVADAETVETELLLADLESLEKRVPAFQKKATGGDKEAKVAASVLGQALELLRSGKPARLTEPKDAEEERVLKQAQLLTSKPVLYVCNVEEANAATGNAHSAAVFARAEAEGAQAVIVSAAIEAELVGMDSEERMLFLEELGLKETGLARVIRAGYELLHLLTFFTVGPKEARAWTVHKGASAPEAAGEIHSDFQKGFIRAETIAFDDYVALGGEAKAREAGKLRAEGKAYVVQDGDVMHFLHS; this is encoded by the coding sequence ATGGGTTTCAAATGCGGGATCGTCGGGCTGCCCAATGTCGGCAAGTCCACCCTGTTCAACGCGCTGACCGAGACGCAGGCAGCGCAGGCGGCCAATTATCCTTTTTGCACGATCGAGCCGAATGTCGGCAATGTCGCGGTTCCCGATGAACGGCTCGACAAGCTGGCGGCAATTGCGGGCAGCGCGAAGATCATTCCGACGCAGCTTGCCTTTGTCGATATTGCCGGGCTGGTGCGCGGCGCGTCGAAGGGCGAAGGGCTGGGCAACCAGTTCCTCGGCAATATCCGCGAGGTCGATGCCATCGTCCATGTGCTGCGCTGTTTCGAAGATGACGATATCCAGCATGTCGAAAACAAGGTCGATCCGGTAGCGGATGCCGAAACGGTCGAGACCGAATTGCTGCTCGCCGATCTGGAAAGCCTCGAAAAGCGGGTTCCGGCCTTTCAGAAGAAGGCGACCGGCGGCGACAAGGAAGCCAAGGTTGCAGCATCAGTGCTGGGACAGGCGCTGGAACTGCTGCGCAGCGGCAAGCCCGCGCGGCTGACCGAGCCCAAGGACGCCGAGGAAGAGCGGGTGCTGAAGCAGGCGCAATTGCTGACCAGCAAGCCCGTGCTTTATGTCTGCAATGTCGAGGAAGCCAATGCGGCGACCGGCAACGCGCATAGCGCCGCGGTCTTTGCCCGCGCCGAAGCGGAAGGCGCGCAGGCGGTGATCGTATCGGCGGCGATCGAGGCCGAGCTGGTCGGGATGGACAGCGAGGAACGGATGCTGTTCCTTGAAGAACTGGGGCTGAAAGAGACCGGCCTCGCCCGCGTGATCCGTGCGGGATATGAGCTGCTGCACCTGCTGACTTTCTTCACCGTCGGGCCGAAGGAAGCGCGCGCCTGGACCGTGCACAAGGGCGCGAGCGCGCCCGAAGCGGCGGGGGAAATCCACAGCGATTTCCAGAAAGGCTTTATCCGCGCCGAGACCATCGCCTTTGACGATTATGTCGCGCTGGGCGGCGAGGCCAAAGCCCGCGAAGCCGGCAAGCTGCGCGCCGAGGGCAAGGCCTATGTCGTGCAGGACGGCGATGTGATGCACTTCCTGCATAGCTGA
- a CDS encoding MerR family transcriptional regulator, which yields MQMTIGKLAKAAEVGVETIRYYQRRGLIATPVRSGGDGWGGGVRRYDEQDLRRLRFIRSAQTAGFTLAEIGELLALEEKDEREKVRLLARQRIDALDQKIAELTQSRTALARLAHQCATSDQGPCPILSAFEG from the coding sequence GTGCAGATGACAATCGGGAAACTCGCCAAGGCCGCCGAAGTTGGCGTCGAAACCATCCGCTATTACCAGCGGCGCGGCCTGATCGCGACCCCGGTACGCAGCGGCGGCGACGGCTGGGGCGGCGGTGTACGCCGCTATGACGAACAGGATCTGCGGCGCTTGCGCTTCATCCGGTCAGCACAGACGGCGGGCTTCACCCTCGCCGAAATCGGCGAGTTGCTGGCGCTCGAAGAAAAGGATGAACGCGAAAAAGTCCGCCTGCTCGCCCGCCAGCGCATCGACGCCCTCGACCAAAAAATCGCCGAACTGACCCAAAGCCGCACCGCCCTCGCGCGCCTCGCCCACCAATGCGCCACGAGCGACCAGGGCCCATGCCCGATCCTGTCGGCCTTCGAAGGCTAG
- a CDS encoding MauE/DoxX family redox-associated membrane protein, producing the protein MTKEATLYRMVMPGHVCPYGLKAKYLLGKKGYKIDDRWLTTRAETDAFKAKHDVKTTPQTFIGGERIGGYDDLRRHFGLKVRDPGATSYRPVIALFVMTALMALATSYSAFGDPFTLRAAEWFISFSMVVLALLKLQDVDTFATMFLNYDLLAKRWVPYGYVYPFAEGLAGILMTAHALPWLSIPVALFIGIIGAVSVFKAVYIDKRELKCACVGGSSKVPLGFISLTENLAMIAMAVWMLRGLI; encoded by the coding sequence ATGACAAAAGAAGCAACGCTTTATCGTATGGTCATGCCGGGGCATGTCTGCCCCTATGGCCTGAAAGCCAAATATCTGCTGGGCAAGAAAGGCTATAAGATCGATGACCGCTGGCTGACGACGCGCGCCGAAACCGATGCCTTCAAGGCCAAGCATGATGTGAAGACGACGCCGCAGACCTTTATCGGCGGCGAGCGGATCGGCGGTTATGACGATCTGCGCCGTCATTTCGGACTGAAGGTGCGCGACCCCGGTGCCACCAGCTATCGCCCGGTGATCGCGCTGTTCGTGATGACCGCGCTGATGGCGCTGGCGACCAGCTATTCGGCCTTTGGCGACCCCTTTACCTTGCGGGCGGCCGAATGGTTCATCTCGTTCAGCATGGTGGTGCTCGCGCTGCTCAAATTGCAGGATGTCGACACTTTTGCGACGATGTTCCTGAACTATGACCTGCTCGCCAAGCGCTGGGTTCCCTATGGCTATGTCTATCCCTTTGCCGAAGGACTGGCGGGGATATTGATGACCGCCCATGCCCTCCCCTGGCTGTCGATCCCGGTTGCGCTGTTCATCGGCATCATTGGCGCGGTATCGGTGTTCAAGGCGGTGTATATCGACAAGCGCGAGCTGAAATGCGCCTGTGTCGGGGGCAGCAGCAAGGTGCCGCTGGGCTTTATCTCACTCACCGAGAATCTGGCGATGATTGCTATGGCGGTCTGGATGCTGCGCGGCCTGATCTAG
- a CDS encoding alkaline phosphatase D family protein, translated as MLNRRLFIASAAATGLAAPAIVRAQGILRDYPFQLGVASGDPASDGFVIWTRLAPEPMARHGGMPPANVAVEWEVASDGGFRDVVAKGTALARPELSHSVHVEVAGLKPDRPYYYRFTAAGERSLRGRARTLPAPGARVDAVKFGVCGCHHFESGYFGAFRHLAREDLAFVYHYGDFIYEYQQDYLFDGGLPTKPVRRHAHRALNDIDDFRRAYAQQLGDVDLQAARSAQVFLSSFDDHEVVNDWVSDVANWKLGLDGNDPDAAPSDVFLMKKAAAMQAWYEHMPVRRALLPRGGMVALNREFRVGDLLAMQLLDTRQYRDDQPCGDGFKTPCPEVFAKEAQVLGKAQEEWLVRNLNRGGATWNTLAQQVTMMSLDRRRRPDEPEKIVNLDSWAGYEAPRERMLSRMAGLENVVVLTGDEHQNFCGDLVHKDKVVGAEFVATSMSSGGDGSDQRAGTDQFLARNPEVKFANDQRGYLVCEVNREAWQTHYMVVDKVTTPVNNLSRRATGVVARGEKAIRMA; from the coding sequence ATGCTTAACCGCCGCCTTTTTATTGCCAGCGCCGCCGCCACAGGGCTGGCCGCACCTGCCATCGTGCGGGCGCAGGGGATTTTGCGCGACTATCCCTTTCAACTGGGGGTGGCGTCAGGCGATCCGGCGAGCGACGGCTTCGTCATCTGGACGCGGCTGGCGCCCGAGCCGATGGCGCGCCATGGCGGCATGCCGCCCGCCAATGTTGCGGTCGAGTGGGAGGTGGCGAGCGATGGCGGCTTTCGCGACGTGGTGGCCAAGGGCACGGCGCTCGCCCGGCCCGAATTGTCGCACAGCGTCCATGTCGAGGTGGCGGGGCTGAAGCCCGATCGCCCCTATTATTACCGCTTTACCGCTGCTGGCGAGCGCAGCCTGCGCGGGCGCGCCCGCACCCTGCCCGCCCCCGGCGCGCGGGTCGATGCCGTGAAATTCGGCGTGTGCGGATGCCATCATTTTGAATCGGGCTATTTCGGCGCCTTTCGCCATCTGGCGCGCGAGGATCTGGCCTTTGTCTATCATTATGGCGACTTCATTTATGAATATCAGCAGGATTATCTGTTCGACGGCGGGCTTCCGACCAAGCCGGTGCGCCGCCATGCCCACCGCGCGCTGAACGATATTGACGATTTCCGCCGCGCCTATGCCCAGCAACTGGGCGATGTCGATTTGCAGGCGGCGCGTTCGGCGCAAGTGTTCCTGTCGAGCTTTGACGACCATGAGGTGGTCAACGACTGGGTGTCGGACGTCGCCAACTGGAAGCTGGGGCTCGACGGCAATGACCCCGATGCCGCGCCAAGCGATGTTTTCCTGATGAAGAAAGCGGCGGCGATGCAGGCCTGGTATGAGCATATGCCGGTGCGCCGCGCGCTGTTGCCGCGCGGCGGGATGGTCGCGCTGAACCGCGAATTTCGCGTCGGCGATTTGCTCGCCATGCAATTGCTCGATACGCGCCAGTACCGCGATGACCAGCCGTGCGGCGACGGGTTCAAAACCCCCTGCCCCGAAGTCTTTGCCAAAGAGGCACAGGTGCTGGGCAAGGCGCAGGAGGAATGGCTGGTGCGCAATTTGAACCGCGGCGGGGCGACATGGAATACGCTGGCGCAGCAGGTGACGATGATGTCGCTCGACCGGCGGCGGCGGCCCGATGAGCCGGAAAAGATCGTCAATCTGGATAGCTGGGCGGGATATGAAGCGCCGCGCGAACGGATGCTGTCGCGCATGGCGGGGCTGGAGAATGTCGTCGTGCTGACGGGCGACGAGCATCAGAATTTCTGCGGCGACCTCGTCCACAAGGACAAGGTGGTCGGCGCCGAATTTGTCGCCACATCGATGTCGAGCGGCGGCGATGGCAGCGACCAGCGCGCGGGCACCGACCAGTTTCTGGCGCGCAACCCCGAAGTGAAATTCGCCAATGACCAGCGCGGATATCTGGTGTGCGAGGTTAATCGAGAGGCGTGGCAGACGCATTATATGGTCGTCGACAAGGTGACGACGCCGGTGAATAATTTGTCGCGCCGCGCGACGGGCGTGGTGGCGCGGGGCGAGAAGGCAATCCGGATGGCGTAG
- a CDS encoding alkaline phosphatase family protein — MARFLIILLAATLAPLSSLHAAEEARKPLTLLISIDGFRTDYLDREITPNLSRLAAEGARGKLRPSFPTKTFPNHYTIVTGKRPDRNGIVGNSMIDPRRPEVKFSLGNAKQALDPFWWDEAEPIWVTAEKAGVRTATMFWPGSEVAIHGTLPSDWMRFDQRIPNAQRVNAVLDWVRRPADIRPAFITLYFDTVDTQGHRFGPDSAEVNAALAEVDARIGDLLSGLAAMEQPVRIIVTADHGMRAVDASRVIQLADLIDLDSFIPVETGPYAAIEPAAATDARVAEALLKPHEHMDCYRREELPEHLHYGKNPRVAAIICIAEPGWTILAGEPEWPVAGGAHGYDNRDPDMLGLFIAYGTRLKGDVGTIDNVEVYPLLAHLLGVRPLASDAAGVLVEGR; from the coding sequence ATGGCACGTTTTCTGATTATTCTGCTCGCTGCGACGCTTGCGCCCCTGTCCTCCCTTCATGCAGCGGAAGAGGCGCGCAAGCCCCTCACCCTGCTGATTTCCATCGACGGTTTTCGCACCGATTATCTCGACCGGGAGATCACCCCCAATTTGTCGCGGCTGGCGGCCGAAGGCGCGCGCGGCAAGCTGCGCCCTTCCTTTCCCACCAAGACTTTTCCCAATCATTATACGATCGTCACCGGCAAGCGGCCCGACCGCAACGGCATTGTCGGCAATTCGATGATCGACCCGCGCCGCCCGGAGGTAAAGTTCAGCCTGGGCAATGCCAAGCAGGCGCTCGACCCATTCTGGTGGGATGAGGCCGAGCCGATCTGGGTGACCGCCGAAAAAGCGGGGGTGCGGACGGCAACGATGTTCTGGCCGGGAAGCGAGGTCGCGATCCATGGCACGCTGCCGTCGGACTGGATGCGGTTTGACCAGCGCATTCCCAACGCGCAGCGGGTCAATGCCGTGCTCGACTGGGTGCGGCGTCCGGCCGATATTCGCCCCGCCTTCATCACCCTTTATTTCGACACGGTCGATACGCAGGGGCATCGTTTCGGTCCCGACAGCGCGGAGGTGAATGCCGCCCTTGCCGAGGTGGACGCGCGGATCGGCGATTTGCTCAGCGGGCTTGCCGCGATGGAGCAGCCGGTGCGGATCATCGTTACCGCCGATCACGGGATGCGCGCGGTCGATGCCAGCCGGGTGATCCAGCTTGCCGACCTGATCGACCTCGACAGCTTTATCCCGGTCGAAACCGGTCCCTATGCCGCGATCGAACCCGCCGCCGCGACCGATGCGCGTGTCGCCGAGGCGCTGTTGAAACCGCATGAGCATATGGACTGTTACCGGCGCGAGGAGCTGCCCGAACATCTTCATTATGGCAAAAACCCCCGCGTCGCGGCGATCATCTGCATCGCCGAACCCGGCTGGACGATCCTGGCGGGCGAGCCCGAGTGGCCGGTTGCGGGCGGCGCCCATGGCTATGACAATCGCGACCCCGATATGCTGGGGCTGTTCATCGCCTATGGCACGCGGCTGAAAGGCGATGTGGGGACGATCGACAATGTCGAAGTCTATCCGTTGCTCGCGCACTTGCTGGGGGTGAGGCCCCTGGCGAGTGATGCAGCGGGGGTGTTGGTGGAGGGGCGCTGA
- a CDS encoding DUF1993 domain-containing protein yields the protein MRYAHSTRTSFGDMLGTLDHLVGKAMEAGLSDDVLAVKLTEDMFPLELQFRVALNQILLALNQVGGQTLPLEENSYGSLREIRERIAAVRAYLDAADPADWVAGDAEVDLTLPNGVRFLMSAKEDIRDWILPNFYFHVTMAYALLRHAGLNVGKMDFMPHMRRYMVAVAES from the coding sequence ATGCGTTACGCCCATTCCACCCGGACAAGCTTTGGCGATATGCTCGGCACGCTCGACCATCTGGTCGGCAAGGCCATGGAGGCCGGGCTGAGCGATGATGTGCTCGCGGTCAAGCTGACCGAGGATATGTTTCCGCTGGAATTGCAGTTTCGCGTGGCGCTCAACCAGATTTTGCTCGCGCTGAATCAGGTCGGGGGACAGACGCTGCCGCTCGAGGAAAACAGTTATGGTTCACTGCGCGAGATAAGGGAGCGGATCGCCGCCGTTCGCGCGTATCTGGACGCGGCCGATCCGGCGGATTGGGTAGCAGGGGATGCCGAGGTCGATCTGACGCTTCCCAATGGCGTGCGTTTCCTCATGTCGGCGAAGGAAGATATCCGCGACTGGATCCTGCCCAATTTCTATTTTCACGTGACGATGGCCTATGCCCTGCTGCGCCATGCGGGGCTGAACGTCGGCAAGATGGATTTCATGCCGCACATGCGCCGTTACATGGTGGCGGTTGCCGAAAGCTGA
- the mutL gene encoding DNA mismatch repair endonuclease MutL has translation MSIRRLPETLVNRIAAGEVVERPAAALKELVENAIDAGATRISVRIAEGGIGLLEVEDDGCGMTAAEMALALERHATSKLPDEAIDAVTTLGFRGEALPSIASVAHLTLESRTADGDGWRRIIDNGALAGEGPAALAKGTRVRVEHLFARIPARRKFLRSARSEYAACLDVVRRLAMSRPDVGFSVEHDGRRVLDVQGGQDRLARVAALTSRELAANSIGVDLDRGEVHLGGVISLPTYNRGIADHQYLFVNGRPVKDRLLVGALRGAYADLLARDRHPVVALFLDLPTQEVDVNVHPAKTEVRFRDPQLVRGMIVGGLRRALDEHGFRSVQRPAEAALAAWQQEPVAPAAPATGSLFGGGSGAAWAAPAPGAGAGTLPAPPPPNTAYVYDRQTPFAPAPLAGRAEVAEAEAPAAEAHPLGIARGQIAKTYIVAEAEDGLVIVDQHAAHERLVLEQLRCGMAGQPVAAQGLLMPEVVELDEPACDRLEAAAPQLAALGVELERFGPAAVMVRATPAMLGNIDCRKLVTDIADDLAGYDAALGLAEKIELVAATMACHGSVRAGRTLNVPEMNALLRQMEITPHSGQCNHGRPTWVKLAMDDVEKLFGRK, from the coding sequence ATGTCAATACGCCGCCTGCCGGAAACGCTCGTAAATCGGATTGCAGCCGGTGAAGTGGTCGAAAGACCTGCCGCCGCGCTCAAGGAACTGGTTGAAAACGCCATTGATGCGGGGGCGACTCGCATCTCGGTGCGAATCGCCGAGGGCGGCATCGGCCTGCTGGAGGTGGAGGATGACGGCTGCGGAATGACCGCCGCTGAAATGGCGCTCGCACTCGAACGCCACGCCACCTCCAAATTGCCCGACGAGGCGATTGACGCCGTCACCACCCTTGGCTTTCGCGGCGAAGCGCTGCCGTCCATCGCCAGCGTCGCCCATCTGACGCTCGAAAGCCGGACGGCGGACGGCGACGGCTGGCGCCGCATCATCGACAATGGCGCGCTTGCGGGCGAAGGTCCCGCGGCGCTGGCCAAGGGCACCCGCGTGCGCGTCGAACATTTGTTCGCGCGCATCCCCGCGCGGCGCAAATTTCTTCGCAGCGCGCGCAGCGAATATGCCGCCTGCCTCGATGTCGTGCGGCGCCTCGCCATGTCGCGCCCCGATGTGGGGTTCAGCGTCGAACATGACGGGCGCCGCGTCCTCGATGTGCAGGGCGGGCAGGACCGGCTCGCCCGTGTCGCTGCACTCACCAGCCGCGAGCTTGCCGCGAACAGCATCGGCGTCGATCTCGACCGGGGGGAGGTGCATCTGGGCGGGGTGATCAGCCTGCCGACCTACAATCGCGGCATTGCCGATCATCAATATCTGTTCGTCAATGGCCGCCCGGTAAAGGACCGGCTGCTCGTCGGCGCGCTGCGCGGGGCTTATGCCGACCTGCTCGCGCGCGACCGGCACCCGGTCGTCGCCCTCTTCCTCGACCTGCCGACGCAGGAGGTCGATGTGAACGTCCACCCCGCCAAGACCGAGGTGCGCTTTCGCGATCCGCAGCTTGTTCGCGGCATGATCGTCGGCGGGCTGCGCCGCGCGCTTGACGAGCATGGCTTTCGGAGCGTTCAGCGCCCGGCAGAGGCAGCGCTCGCCGCGTGGCAGCAGGAGCCGGTCGCTCCGGCGGCGCCCGCCACCGGCTCGCTGTTCGGCGGCGGCAGCGGCGCTGCCTGGGCGGCGCCCGCGCCGGGTGCAGGAGCCGGAACACTCCCCGCACCACCGCCGCCGAACACCGCCTATGTCTATGACCGGCAAACGCCTTTCGCCCCCGCGCCGCTCGCGGGCCGCGCCGAAGTGGCCGAGGCCGAAGCCCCCGCGGCAGAGGCGCATCCGCTCGGCATCGCGCGCGGGCAGATCGCCAAAACCTATATTGTCGCCGAAGCCGAGGATGGCCTCGTCATCGTCGATCAGCACGCCGCGCACGAACGGTTGGTGCTCGAACAATTAAGGTGCGGCATGGCGGGCCAGCCGGTCGCCGCGCAGGGCTTGCTCATGCCCGAAGTCGTCGAGCTGGACGAACCCGCCTGCGACCGGCTGGAGGCCGCGGCACCGCAGCTCGCCGCGCTTGGCGTCGAACTCGAACGCTTCGGCCCCGCCGCCGTCATGGTGCGCGCGACCCCCGCCATGCTCGGCAATATCGACTGCCGCAAGCTGGTCACCGACATCGCCGACGACCTCGCCGGCTATGACGCCGCGCTGGGGCTTGCCGAGAAAATAGAACTCGTCGCCGCCACCATGGCCTGCCACGGATCGGTCCGCGCCGGACGCACGCTCAACGTCCCCGAAATGAACGCGCTCCTCCGACAGATGGAGATCACCCCCCATTCGGGCCAGTGCAACCACGGCCGCCCCACCTGGGTGAAGCTCGCCATGGACGATGTGGAGAAATTATTCGGGCGGAAATAG
- a CDS encoding rod shape-determining protein: MSFFSRWLKFNSQDMAIDLGTANTVVYVRGKGIVLNEPSVVAVETLNGIKRVKAVGDDAKLMMGKTPDSIEAIRPLRDGVIADIDVAEQMIKHFITKVHGGKPNAFRSPEIVICVPSGSTSVERRAIRDAASNAGASEVWLIEEPMAAAIGADMPVTEPIGSMVVDIGGGTTEVAVLSLRGLAYTTSVRAGGDKMDEAIVSYVRRHHNLLIGESTAERIKKDFGIARVPADGSGMTIHIKGRDLVNGVPKEISINQAQIAEALSEPIGTIVEGVRIALENTAPELAADIVDQGIVLTGGGALIAELDELLRDATGLPVTVADDPLTCVAIGTGRAMEDPAFRGVLQQA; encoded by the coding sequence ATGTCCTTCTTTTCCCGCTGGCTTAAATTCAACTCGCAAGACATGGCGATTGACCTCGGCACCGCGAACACCGTTGTTTATGTGCGCGGCAAGGGCATCGTCCTGAATGAACCCTCGGTCGTGGCGGTCGAAACGCTGAACGGCATCAAGCGCGTGAAGGCGGTCGGCGACGACGCCAAGCTGATGATGGGCAAGACCCCCGACAGCATCGAAGCCATTCGTCCGCTGCGCGACGGTGTCATCGCCGACATCGACGTCGCCGAACAGATGATCAAGCATTTCATCACCAAGGTGCATGGCGGCAAGCCCAATGCCTTTCGTAGCCCCGAGATTGTGATCTGCGTCCCCTCTGGCTCCACCAGCGTCGAACGCCGCGCGATCCGCGATGCCGCGTCGAACGCGGGCGCGAGCGAAGTGTGGCTGATCGAGGAACCCATGGCGGCGGCGATTGGCGCCGACATGCCGGTCACCGAACCCATCGGGTCGATGGTCGTCGATATTGGCGGCGGCACCACCGAGGTTGCGGTCCTGAGCCTGCGCGGCCTGGCCTATACGACGTCGGTTCGCGCCGGCGGCGACAAGATGGACGAAGCGATCGTTTCCTATGTCCGCCGACACCATAATCTGCTGATCGGCGAATCGACAGCCGAGCGGATCAAGAAGGATTTCGGCATTGCCCGCGTCCCCGCCGACGGCAGCGGCATGACGATCCACATCAAGGGCCGCGACCTGGTCAATGGCGTGCCCAAGGAAATTTCGATCAACCAGGCGCAAATCGCCGAAGCTTTGTCTGAGCCCATCGGCACGATTGTCGAAGGCGTTCGCATCGCGCTGGAAAATACGGCGCCCGAACTTGCCGCCGACATTGTCGATCAGGGCATTGTCCTGACCGGCGGCGGCGCGCTGATCGCCGAACTGGACGAGCTGCTGCGCGATGCGACGGGCCTGCCCGTCACCGTCGCCGACGATCCGCTGACCTGCGTTGCCATCGGCACCGGGCGGGCGATGGAAGACCCCGCCTTCCGCGGCGTATTGCAGCAAGCTTGA
- the mreC gene encoding rod shape-determining protein MreC, translated as MVRPAHRRPGQSRKAQYSLFAAYVIAVTGAAAGLLLAILSVADPIGFAQLRVAAQELAAPVARVTRSVTGSISGIDDAVSAYVRAGSQNRRLRRELAETRRQLVETSALHEENRQLKALLKLEETGKTAIANGYLLTSTSTSSRRIALLSIGRNRGIEAGQPVRGADGLIGRILSAGPTTSQVLLLTDVDNIVPVRRARDGLPALSSGHGNGNLDIRTLNIANNPFKPGDILVTSGTGGLYPPNIPVAIVVRRQDDGALARPLADPGKVDAVSVLRPYTPDHIEAQLQATEDASEGE; from the coding sequence ATGGTTCGCCCGGCACATCGACGTCCGGGGCAATCCCGAAAGGCTCAATACAGCCTGTTCGCGGCCTATGTCATTGCCGTGACCGGTGCGGCCGCCGGGCTGTTGCTTGCCATATTGTCGGTCGCCGATCCGATCGGCTTTGCCCAATTGCGCGTCGCGGCACAGGAGCTGGCGGCGCCGGTGGCGCGCGTCACCCGGTCCGTCACCGGATCGATTTCGGGTATCGACGATGCCGTGTCCGCTTATGTGCGCGCAGGTTCGCAGAACCGGCGCCTGCGCCGCGAACTGGCCGAAACGCGGCGCCAGCTGGTCGAAACCAGCGCACTGCACGAAGAAAACCGCCAGTTGAAGGCGCTGTTGAAGCTGGAGGAAACGGGCAAGACCGCCATTGCCAATGGCTATCTCCTCACCTCCACCTCCACAAGCAGCCGCCGTATTGCCCTGCTGAGCATCGGGCGCAATCGGGGAATTGAGGCCGGGCAACCGGTACGCGGCGCCGACGGGCTGATCGGCCGTATCTTGAGTGCGGGGCCGACGACGTCGCAGGTGCTGCTGCTTACCGATGTCGACAATATCGTGCCGGTGCGCCGCGCGCGCGATGGCCTGCCCGCGCTGTCGTCGGGTCATGGCAATGGCAATCTGGACATCCGCACCCTCAACATCGCCAATAATCCCTTTAAACCGGGCGATATTTTGGTGACGTCGGGCACCGGCGGGCTTTACCCCCCCAATATTCCCGTCGCCATCGTCGTGCGGCGGCAGGATGATGGCGCATTGGCGCGTCCGCTTGCCGATCCCGGCAAGGTCGATGCGGTGTCGGTGCTGCGCCCCTATACCCCCGATCATATCGAGGCGCAGCTTCAGGCGACCGAGGATGCGAGCGAAGGCGAATGA